The segment GTCAGACCGTCTTCGGCATCGCCCGTAAACACGGTTCGGGCGGCGCAGAAGCCGGAGGAAGCGGCTTTGTTTCAGGCCGTTCTTCGCCGCGAAATGCTGAAACTCAGCCACCACGCGGAAGTGCGGTTGCGCCAGCGGGGAATCAAGCTGACGAATGAAGACTGGAACCGCATCGGCGCCGCCGTCGAAAAGGCGGAAGCCAAAGGCGCGAAAGATTCGCTGATCGTGTTGAAAGGTCTTGCGCTGATCGTCAACGTTCCTAATCGAACCGTCGTCACCGCCGTGGAACAGGCGGGCAATCAGGACTACGTGTTCACTCAGATCGACAGCGCCGTCATTCTGTCATAAAAGGCTGGACCCGAAGCCTAACCGCCAGCGGTCGAACGGTCGACCGGCCGGCGCTAGAAGGATAGGGAGGCCAACCGGCCGCGGAACGACGGAAGCGGCCGGCGGGGTACGGCGCGAACATTTCCTAAAACGGAAAGGAGAGCGCCCTATGCTTCGCTCGCTTTATTCCGGCATATCGGGCATGCGCGGTTTCCAGCTGAAGCTCGACGTGATCGGCAACAACATCGCCAACGTCAACACCGTCGGCTTCAAGGCAAGCCGCGTCATGTTCCGCGACATTTTGAGTCAGACGATCGCCGGGGCGTCCGGTCCGACCGACCAAGGCGTTGGCGGCGTCAACGCCAAGCAGGTCGGACTGGGCTCGACGATCGCCGCGATCGACACGCTGCACACTCAAGGCAGCGCGATGACGACGAACGTGGCAACGGATCTCCGCATCGACGGCGACGGCTTTTTCGCGGTGGCGCCGTCGCAGGACGCCGAGCAGCGCTATTTGACGCGCGCCGGCAATTTTACGGTCGACGCAGCGGGATTTCTCGTCAACCCCGAAGGCATGTATGTTCTTGACGAAGGCGGCGATCCGATCAACATCACCGGGCTCGGCATTACCGCCTTCACGATCGCGCCCGATGGCCAGATCATCGGCGTCGGCGCGGACGGCGTGCAGACGGCGACCGGCGTCTATATCGGCGTCGTAACCGTCACCAACCCCGGTGGTCTCGAAAAAATCGGCGGCAACCTGTACCGGCTGACGCCGAACGCCAGTACGGAAACCGACGTAACGGCGCTGATCGGGCGGGCCGCCGATCCCGAACGCGGCTCCGGTGCGATCGTATCCGGGCAGCTGGAGATGTCCAATGTCGACCTGACGAACGAGTTTACGGAAATGATCGTCGCCCAGCGCGGTTTCCAAGCGAATTCGCGCATTATCACGACGTCCGACAGCATTTTGGAAGAGATCGTCAATTTGAAGCGGTGACGGGAGCGGCCGCGAACACGAAACCGCGGCCCGGCACGCGCGCCGGGAGCGCCGCTTCGGCGGCGTTTCCCGGCCCGTCCGCCCCGGCGCCTCAAAATTCGAGCGTGCGGAGGAATCCGACCGTGCTGAAAGGCAAACTCGTTCCTTTTCTCATCATTCTGCTGACGTCGATCACCTTGATCGTAGGCGCCGGTTTCTTGATCTGGACGTATTTGGACCGATCCGTGCAGGACAAAACGGGCGAAAGCCCGGCAGAAGCCGTCGCGCGTGTGGCGCAACCCAAGAAACTGTCCGCCGAAGAACAGCGCGCGCTGACGGTCGAAATCAAGGACATCACGACCAATCTGGCCGATCCGAACGGATTCATCCGCATCAGCCTGGCGTTTCAGCTCGACAGTAAGAAAGCGAAAAAAGAATTCGAGACGCTCGATTTCAAGGTCAAGGACATCATCCTGCGCACACTTGCCGACATGAAGGTCGAGCAAATCCAGGGCAACCGCGGGTACGACGCCCTCGCAAGCACGCTGACCAACAAATTGAACGGAATTTTGCAGAACGGCAAGGTGACGCAGGTTTACATTACATACATCAACATCGCCATCCAGTGATCGCCGACGCTCGGAGCGGCCGTCGCTTCGGGATCGGGCGGGGAGGTGAACGCCGATGGTCGACGTGTTGTCGCAGAGCGAGATCGATGCGCTTTTGGCTGCACTTTCCTCCGGCGAAATGGACGCCGAAGAGCTCAAGAAAGAAGAGACGCAGCGCAGGGTCCGCGTCTACGATTTCAAGCGGGCGACGCGGTTTTCGAAAGACCACATCCGCAGTTTGACGCGGATCCACGAGAATTTCGCCCGGTATCTGACCACCTACTTCAGCGCGCAATTGCGCACGTTCGTGCAGATCAACGTCGTGCATGTGGACCAGCTGCCGTACGACGAATTCATCCGGTCGATTCCGAAAATGACGATTCTCAACGTGTTCGAGGCTCCCCCGCTGGAAGGCAGGATGGTTCTCGAAGTCCATCCCAACATAGCTTTCGCCATGCTGGATCGGCTGCTGGGCGGTGCAGGTACGGCCCCCGCCAAAATCAACGCCTTGACGGAAATCGAGACGATCGTCATGGAACGCATTTTTTCCAGGGCGTTCGACTGTTTCCAGGAGGCCTGGAAAACGGTGATCGATCTGGAACCAAGGTTTGAGACACTGGAAACAAACCCTCAATTCATGCAGATCGTCTCGCCGAACGAAACGATCGCGCTCGTGTCGCTCAGCACCAAGATCGGCGATACGACGGGCATGATCAACCTTTGTATCCCGCACGTCGTACTCGAGCCGATCATGCCGAGGCTGACGCTGCACCATCAATTTCTGTCGCAGAAAAAACCGCGGGCCGGCGAGGATCTCGAAGCGCTGCAAAACCGCGTACGCAAAACCAAACTGACGGTGACGGCGGAACTCGGCCAAACCACGATCACGGTGGCGGATCTGCTGAACTTGAGCGTCGGAGACGTCATCCA is part of the Candidatus Reconcilbacillus cellulovorans genome and harbors:
- a CDS encoding flagellar motor switch protein FliM, whose product is MVDVLSQSEIDALLAALSSGEMDAEELKKEETQRRVRVYDFKRATRFSKDHIRSLTRIHENFARYLTTYFSAQLRTFVQINVVHVDQLPYDEFIRSIPKMTILNVFEAPPLEGRMVLEVHPNIAFAMLDRLLGGAGTAPAKINALTEIETIVMERIFSRAFDCFQEAWKTVIDLEPRFETLETNPQFMQIVSPNETIALVSLSTKIGDTTGMINLCIPHVVLEPIMPRLTLHHQFLSQKKPRAGEDLEALQNRVRKTKLTVTAELGQTTITVADLLNLSVGDVIQLDKPIRESLDVLVGGVRKFRGSPGTVRGKMAVRITELVTEGAEDDDE
- the flgG gene encoding flagellar basal body rod protein FlgG (makes up the distal portion of the flagellar basal body rod) — translated: MLRSLYSGISGMRGFQLKLDVIGNNIANVNTVGFKASRVMFRDILSQTIAGASGPTDQGVGGVNAKQVGLGSTIAAIDTLHTQGSAMTTNVATDLRIDGDGFFAVAPSQDAEQRYLTRAGNFTVDAAGFLVNPEGMYVLDEGGDPINITGLGITAFTIAPDGQIIGVGADGVQTATGVYIGVVTVTNPGGLEKIGGNLYRLTPNASTETDVTALIGRAADPERGSGAIVSGQLEMSNVDLTNEFTEMIVAQRGFQANSRIITTSDSILEEIVNLKR